A single window of Vibrio gazogenes DNA harbors:
- a CDS encoding tail protein X, producing MTTMLSRDGDLVPQLLWLSLGRDDDEAEEALYMLNPGLELYGPVLPAGITIKLPVLPELMPTTVVNIWD from the coding sequence ATGACTACCATGCTCAGTCGTGACGGGGACTTAGTCCCACAATTATTATGGTTATCATTGGGTCGGGATGATGATGAAGCGGAAGAGGCGCTTTATATGCTCAATCCTGGTCTAGAGCTTTATGGGCCAGTGCTTCCAGCTGGTATTACAATCAAGTTACCAGTCTTACCCGAGCTGATGCCAACGACGGTGGTGAACATATGGGATTAG
- a CDS encoding phage tail protein produces the protein MKEMMSLGGFAFSLSNHTPYEGLQRTSNGGWVTVPRYGQKPISQNLGQPLDKISMTGTWFHGEGMKNMQALRQLQAQRKPLVLMDGYGQSMGQWVIKVLQEKQDRVIDDGTAFVVGFSIELEEYVS, from the coding sequence ATGAAAGAAATGATGTCATTGGGGGGGTTTGCTTTCTCGTTAAGTAATCATACGCCTTATGAAGGTTTACAGCGCACCAGTAATGGGGGATGGGTGACTGTCCCCCGCTATGGTCAGAAACCAATCAGTCAAAATCTGGGTCAGCCTTTGGACAAAATCAGTATGACTGGCACTTGGTTTCATGGGGAGGGTATGAAAAATATGCAGGCGTTGAGACAGTTACAGGCTCAGCGCAAGCCTTTGGTTTTAATGGATGGATACGGGCAATCCATGGGCCAATGGGTCATCAAAGTATTGCAAGAAAAACAAGACAGAGTCATTGATGATGGAACCGCCTTTGTGGTGGGGTTCTCCATTGAGTTAGAGGAATATGTGAGTTAG
- a CDS encoding phage tail tape measure protein, which produces MADSKITPQMAGANRQSEISLRVDHLQMPNSGVVPSGETDLKGEMTQLVKQVKTDISSALKPVLAVGKRVVASERAFADVKKSVHFSNDQEANQYQSDMMRLAGDLGLKQESVAQIVSDAAQSGIEKNQLLSFAQSAAKVAVVWNVSAKDATATLAHWRASMQLSQQQAMGLANATNALSHSMGVKAKSVAAVVTKQGEAGTKAGLNVQETAALSASLLTSGSTEAQASEAISNILGSLTAGKAKNTQQKAAMTTLGIEPAALAQRMEADARGTLLDVFDRLKNISPDQREDVVTDLFGEKSTAAILKLVGSLERGNKSLNAAFKQVDNKSNYSNSIDTDYDIFAKTSAHQLAQLRVRFDQISVALGQRLLPIVNNMLPPLLSVVDSMNKFAEANPKLATGLLVATAAVIPLLKAGSAIVKFSQLMKGGGQDRLKVDQKNIFAAGLNKTRRAAKRATLQLARLNRELNRLGSQSLNDSGGSDSGGSDGDESRRKRKKQPRKRPRKRPRIRNAGGLRRQTARFARWIARTPQIVGSMFSGSKLKSGLSGAMSKVGSVFKGVGGAVFKGAGKLFKPLDIALNGVKLVSALAKGNKKKIAGTAGDMLGGMGGAATGAMAGAAIGSVVPILGTAVGGLVGSVVGGLGGSSVGRWLGESFNSLLGQDNDKKSPSKQQSGMSLRSISALAMGGGALLPLGISFGEVLGDKIMDWFGEDKTDKAAPATVAEQSKQLEKSSQQQINFAPVIHVTPSGNPAYDQGFSTQLLEQMKAELSPILLGNNDVATRADASLLDRSNT; this is translated from the coding sequence ATGGCTGATTCGAAAATAACGCCCCAAATGGCGGGGGCTAACCGTCAAAGCGAGATATCGCTCCGCGTTGATCATTTGCAGATGCCCAATTCTGGTGTTGTACCTTCAGGAGAAACAGATCTCAAAGGTGAAATGACACAGTTGGTCAAGCAAGTGAAAACGGATATAAGTTCGGCGCTGAAACCAGTGTTGGCAGTGGGTAAACGTGTTGTTGCATCTGAACGTGCATTTGCCGATGTTAAAAAATCAGTGCACTTTTCCAATGACCAAGAAGCCAATCAGTATCAAAGCGATATGATGCGTTTGGCAGGTGATCTGGGTTTAAAACAGGAATCTGTTGCTCAAATTGTGAGTGATGCAGCCCAATCCGGCATTGAAAAAAATCAACTGCTGTCATTTGCTCAATCGGCGGCAAAAGTCGCCGTTGTATGGAATGTCTCGGCAAAAGATGCAACGGCAACACTTGCGCATTGGCGTGCTTCAATGCAGCTTTCACAACAGCAAGCGATGGGATTGGCGAATGCAACCAATGCCTTGAGTCATAGTATGGGGGTGAAGGCTAAATCTGTAGCCGCAGTCGTGACAAAGCAAGGGGAAGCAGGGACCAAGGCTGGCTTAAATGTTCAAGAAACAGCGGCATTATCAGCCAGCCTGCTTACCAGTGGCTCCACTGAAGCACAGGCCAGTGAGGCCATCAGCAATATTCTTGGATCTCTCACCGCAGGGAAAGCGAAAAACACGCAACAGAAAGCAGCAATGACAACGCTTGGTATCGAGCCCGCCGCTTTAGCTCAACGGATGGAAGCAGATGCCCGAGGAACCTTGCTTGATGTTTTCGACCGCTTGAAAAATATTTCGCCTGATCAACGCGAAGATGTTGTTACGGATCTATTTGGTGAGAAATCAACAGCCGCGATCTTAAAGTTAGTCGGGAGTCTGGAACGGGGAAATAAAAGCTTAAATGCAGCGTTCAAACAAGTTGATAACAAAAGCAACTATTCAAATAGTATCGACACTGATTATGACATATTCGCGAAAACGTCTGCTCATCAGTTGGCACAGCTCCGTGTACGTTTTGACCAAATATCTGTCGCACTAGGTCAGAGGTTGTTACCGATTGTGAATAACATGCTGCCGCCATTGCTCAGTGTGGTCGATAGTATGAATAAATTCGCTGAAGCGAACCCCAAACTTGCCACCGGTTTATTGGTTGCGACAGCGGCTGTCATTCCATTACTCAAAGCTGGTTCTGCCATTGTTAAATTCTCTCAGTTGATGAAGGGCGGTGGTCAGGATCGTCTCAAAGTCGATCAAAAGAATATCTTTGCTGCCGGATTGAATAAAACTCGTCGAGCAGCCAAGCGAGCGACATTGCAACTAGCTCGTTTGAATCGAGAATTGAATCGACTTGGATCACAATCATTGAATGATTCCGGTGGCAGTGATTCAGGCGGTAGTGATGGCGATGAATCACGTCGCAAGCGTAAAAAACAGCCTCGGAAACGGCCTCGGAAACGACCCCGTATCCGCAATGCCGGAGGGTTACGTCGTCAAACTGCTCGCTTTGCTCGGTGGATTGCCCGAACGCCTCAAATTGTTGGTTCTATGTTCAGCGGTTCAAAACTGAAGTCCGGCCTATCGGGTGCCATGTCAAAAGTCGGTAGTGTATTTAAAGGCGTGGGCGGTGCAGTGTTTAAAGGTGCGGGCAAGTTATTTAAACCGTTAGATATTGCGCTCAATGGCGTCAAACTGGTTTCTGCTCTTGCCAAGGGCAATAAAAAAAAGATAGCAGGGACTGCGGGAGATATGCTTGGCGGGATGGGCGGTGCAGCAACAGGTGCAATGGCTGGTGCTGCGATAGGATCCGTTGTTCCAATTCTTGGAACCGCTGTGGGGGGATTAGTTGGTTCTGTTGTGGGCGGACTTGGCGGTAGTAGTGTTGGTCGCTGGTTGGGAGAGAGTTTTAACTCTCTGCTCGGTCAAGATAACGACAAAAAAAGCCCCTCGAAGCAACAGAGCGGTATGTCGCTACGTTCCATCAGTGCGCTCGCTATGGGCGGTGGTGCACTTCTGCCGCTTGGGATCTCCTTCGGTGAAGTTCTGGGCGATAAAATCATGGATTGGTTTGGTGAAGATAAAACCGACAAAGCAGCGCCTGCAACTGTTGCAGAGCAGAGCAAGCAGTTAGAAAAATCTTCTCAGCAACAAATCAATTTTGCCCCTGTCATTCATGTTACACCATCGGGGAATCCAGCTTATGATCAAGGGTTTAGTACGCAGCTGTTAGAGCAAATGAAAGCTGAGCTGAGCCCGATCTTGCTCGGAAATAATGATGTTGCAACTCGGGCTGATGCCAGTCTTCTAGACAGGAGTAATACATGA
- a CDS encoding phage tail assembly protein gives MLHIHNLVWPIEDDKGQQLNHVQIHTITVGQQRELSRNHQHDDNQLLWECVCLSTGLTPSELKKLVTPDFNSIREHVLELMQSGAATFMADEFNRDEPTLLIPIQGDDGQEKTHYKLRPPTVATTELMETHQDEWERTLFISASCCGFTHQELMRLSLPDWNQLQERLIDFLQQPADYFRQEMLKS, from the coding sequence ATGTTGCATATTCACAATCTAGTTTGGCCCATTGAAGATGATAAGGGTCAACAACTAAATCACGTACAAATTCATACCATTACCGTCGGGCAACAGCGAGAGCTCAGCCGAAACCATCAGCATGATGACAATCAATTGCTCTGGGAGTGTGTCTGTTTGAGTACCGGATTGACACCATCTGAATTGAAAAAGTTAGTGACCCCTGATTTTAATTCGATTCGAGAACACGTACTGGAACTGATGCAATCAGGCGCTGCAACATTTATGGCTGATGAATTCAATCGTGATGAACCCACATTACTGATCCCGATTCAAGGCGATGATGGTCAGGAAAAAACGCACTATAAATTGCGTCCACCAACGGTGGCGACTACTGAACTGATGGAAACCCATCAGGATGAATGGGAAAGAACGCTGTTCATCAGTGCCAGTTGCTGTGGTTTTACGCATCAAGAGCTGATGCGCTTGAGTCTGCCAGACTGGAATCAGCTTCAAGAGCGGCTCATCGATTTTTTGCAACAACCGGCGGACTACTTTCGCCAAGAGATGTTGAAGTCCTGA
- a CDS encoding phage major tail tube protein, translated as MAGQRSRITRYAMIKGHPLIKELDEFTPPEIKKVMQETRGGSFIPGEIMVGLEKMHSKWKVKGANQALLSAYGLAPGEDCQVDIKESHQDEDGNSFAIVYSLTGEIVSVTESASKMGELPDHEMEMAVNAYKKTENGKVIYDINRKAQILNLGNGDLMAVHRLNVSIA; from the coding sequence ATGGCAGGCCAACGTTCACGCATTACTCGTTATGCAATGATTAAGGGGCATCCGTTAATCAAAGAGCTAGACGAATTTACCCCACCAGAGATCAAAAAGGTCATGCAAGAAACCCGTGGTGGTTCTTTCATTCCCGGTGAGATCATGGTTGGTCTTGAAAAGATGCATAGTAAGTGGAAAGTCAAAGGCGCCAACCAAGCGCTTCTATCTGCTTATGGATTAGCCCCTGGAGAAGATTGTCAGGTTGATATCAAAGAATCCCATCAGGATGAAGATGGCAATAGTTTTGCAATCGTTTATAGCCTGACTGGGGAAATTGTCTCCGTGACTGAATCGGCTAGCAAAATGGGGGAATTGCCGGATCACGAAATGGAAATGGCCGTTAATGCATATAAGAAAACTGAAAATGGCAAAGTCATTTATGACATCAATCGTAAGGCTCAAATTCTCAATCTGGGCAATGGCGATCTGATGGCAGTTCATCGCCTTAATGTCAGTATAGCCTAA